Proteins from one Cryptomeria japonica chromosome 4, Sugi_1.0, whole genome shotgun sequence genomic window:
- the LOC131061114 gene encoding transcription factor APG isoform X1, whose amino-acid sequence MTTAPGERVLEADFLANMAFLNSDSTEQDYFLQGNTTTSVPPLTSSFFTIPFEFIHGEEEDNACTTAPTVRPPLCPTESFCSRNGKRNGQSIKEKLFVEIDSHYTDFEDEFADSCRSLSPRSNTSSKRHRATHVHNLCEKVLSVNSYDLYKVIMTVRDFVTNVYSLVWKRKRSKFEGFAGNQRRRSRINEKMKDLQLLIPNSKKTDKASILDEAILYVKQLQLQVQMLSAPNMMNPSHICVPMGIPCFQVHQMCMNMKMGSQWSNGCMTVHRGVQAQPGLWSNGGNKECFHTVGLPMFTKVSQRNNV is encoded by the exons ATGACTACCGCTCCAGGAGAAAGAGTACTAGAAGCCGACTTTTTGGCGAACATGGCTTTCTTAAACAGCGACTCCACCGAACAAGATTATTTCTTGCAAGGGAATACCACCACCAGCGTTCCCCCTTTGACATCCTCTTTCTTCACCATTCCATTCGAGTTCATCCATGGAGAAGAAGAGGACAATGCCTGTACTACTGCCCCAACTGTTCGTCCTCCTCTTTGCCCAACTGAATCATTCTGTAGTCGCAATGGGAAACGAAATGGTCAATCGATAAAAGAGAAGCTCTTTGTTGAAATCGACTCTCATTATACG GACTTTGAAGACGAGTTTGCCGATTCATGTAGATCTCTTTCTCCCAGAAGCAATACTTCATCCAAAAGACACAGAGCTACCCACGTTCACAATTTGTGCGAAAAGGTTTTATCTGTCAACTCTTATGACCTTTATAAAGTTATCATGACTGTAAGAGATTTTGTTACGAATGTTTATTCATTGGTTTGGAAGAGAAAGAGATCTAAGTTTGAAGGTTTTGCTGGAAACCAGAGGCGAAGGAGCAGAatcaatgagaaaatgaaagatCTTCAACTTCTGATTCCTAATTCGAAGAAG ACAGACAAAGCTTCCATTCTTGACGAGGCAATTTTGTACGTCAAACAGCTTCAACTTCAAGTACAA ATGCTTTCTGCTCCAAATATGATGAACCCATCACATATCTGCGTACCAATGGGAATCCCATGCTTTCAGGTGCACCAGATGTGCATGAACATGAAGATGGGATCCCAATGGAGTAATGGGTGCATGACCGTGCACCGGGGAGTTCAAGCACAACCAGGACTATGGTCTAATGGAGGAAACAAAGAGTGTTTTCATACAGTAGGTCTGCCAATGTTTACAAAGGTTTCACAACGCAATAATGTATGA
- the LOC131061114 gene encoding transcription factor PIF3 isoform X2 encodes MTTAPGERVLEADFLANMAFLNSDSTEQDYFLQGNTTTSVPPLTSSFFTIPFEFIHGEEEDNACTTAPTVRPPLCPTESFCSRNGKRNGQSIKEKLFVEIDSHYTDFEDEFADSCRSLSPRSNTSSKRHRATHVHNLCEKRRRSRINEKMKDLQLLIPNSKKTDKASILDEAILYVKQLQLQVQMLSAPNMMNPSHICVPMGIPCFQVHQMCMNMKMGSQWSNGCMTVHRGVQAQPGLWSNGGNKECFHTVGLPMFTKVSQRNNV; translated from the exons ATGACTACCGCTCCAGGAGAAAGAGTACTAGAAGCCGACTTTTTGGCGAACATGGCTTTCTTAAACAGCGACTCCACCGAACAAGATTATTTCTTGCAAGGGAATACCACCACCAGCGTTCCCCCTTTGACATCCTCTTTCTTCACCATTCCATTCGAGTTCATCCATGGAGAAGAAGAGGACAATGCCTGTACTACTGCCCCAACTGTTCGTCCTCCTCTTTGCCCAACTGAATCATTCTGTAGTCGCAATGGGAAACGAAATGGTCAATCGATAAAAGAGAAGCTCTTTGTTGAAATCGACTCTCATTATACG GACTTTGAAGACGAGTTTGCCGATTCATGTAGATCTCTTTCTCCCAGAAGCAATACTTCATCCAAAAGACACAGAGCTACCCACGTTCACAATTTGTGCGAAAAG AGGCGAAGGAGCAGAatcaatgagaaaatgaaagatCTTCAACTTCTGATTCCTAATTCGAAGAAG ACAGACAAAGCTTCCATTCTTGACGAGGCAATTTTGTACGTCAAACAGCTTCAACTTCAAGTACAA ATGCTTTCTGCTCCAAATATGATGAACCCATCACATATCTGCGTACCAATGGGAATCCCATGCTTTCAGGTGCACCAGATGTGCATGAACATGAAGATGGGATCCCAATGGAGTAATGGGTGCATGACCGTGCACCGGGGAGTTCAAGCACAACCAGGACTATGGTCTAATGGAGGAAACAAAGAGTGTTTTCATACAGTAGGTCTGCCAATGTTTACAAAGGTTTCACAACGCAATAATGTATGA